In Vidua chalybeata isolate OUT-0048 chromosome 9, bVidCha1 merged haplotype, whole genome shotgun sequence, a genomic segment contains:
- the VCAM1 gene encoding vascular cell adhesion protein 1 isoform X1: protein MFKEMGRTSQAVLVILCVLRTVKAFEMEIIPAERIVAQIGSTLMLTCNTTGCASPSFSWRTQMDSPLGGKVRNHRTYSTLTMNPVSIVNSHSYLCTVICDDREKKEKSVKVELYSFPSDPIIEISPSLVAGEPATVICKIPDVYPSDHLEVFLKKDEHVLHEKYFLEDDSTNTETKTVTYTFHPMAEDAGKEITCVARLPIDDMDFEPKERTSSQKLNANFGPQNTVITASPGNSAMEGESLNLTCVTQSNPPAQIVWSKYLAEESIQHLIKNNVLSIPHVHFNDSGLYICEVINLVTNKTEKATVDIIIQGAPVITKLSIEPSTTVQEGENVSIQCSAESNPPPKIILRRKSDNADIESYSARSILHLPSVMFQNGGDYECVAENKFGNSKSEITLNVKYGPKNTMITVFPTAALKEGETVTMKCTSSGNPAPVISWKKKKATGESEKISKNATITIENLKSQDLGLYECEAYNQFGKEEKAVKLYIQARLEEPDQMIPLIIAFSSVAAVAVPAVAILIYVSRQAKINGSYSLVKALRLKV from the exons ATGTTTAAAGAGATGGGAAGAACAAGCCAGGCTGTGCTAGTAATTCTGTGTGTGTTAAGGACTG ttaaagcttttgaaatggaaattataCCTGCTGAAAGAATTGTGGCACAGATTGGAAGCACACTCATGCTCACATGCAATACTACTGGCTGTGCATCACCAAGTTTTTCCTGGAGAACACAGATGGACAGCCCCCTTGGAGGAAAAGTCAGGAACCACAGGACATATTCTACATTGACTATGAATCCAGTTAGCATTGTGAATTCTCATTCTTATCTTTGTACTGTCATATGTgatgacagagagaaaaaggagaagagtgTCAAAGTAGAACTTTACT cTTTCCCCAGTGATCCTATCATTGAGATCAGCCCATCCTTAGTTGCTGGAGAACCAGCCACTGTCATCTGTAAAATTCCTGATGTGTATCCTTCTGATCACCTGGAAGTTTTCCTAAAGAAAGATGAACATGTTCttcatgagaaatattttttggaaGATGACAGCACAAATACAGAGACAAAAACTGTGACATATACATTTCATCCCATGGCTGAAGATGCTGGGAAAGAGATCACCTGTGTGGCCAGGCTACCAATTGATGATATGGATTTTGAGCCCAAAGAAAGAACATCTTCTCAGAAACTTAATGCAAATT TTGGTCCACAAAATACTGTCATTACTGCATCTCCAGGCAACTCAGCAATGGAAGGAGAATCTCTGAACCTCACTTGTGTGACTCAGAGTAACCCACCAGCACAAATAGTTTGGAGTAAATATTTGGCTGAAGAAAGCATTCAGCATCTGATAAAAAACAATGTTCTTTCTATTCCCCATGTCCATTTCAATGATTCAGGACTGTACATCTGTGAAGTAATTAATCTGGTAACtaataaaacagagaaagcaaCTGTGGACATTATTATACAAG GTGCTCCAGTCATTACAAAACTCTCCATTGAACCTTCTACAACAgttcaggaaggagaaaatgtttCCATACAATGTTCCGCTGAAAGTAACCCTCCTCCCAAGAttattttaaggagaaaatcTGACAATGCAGACATAGAGTCTTACAGTGCCAGGAGTATTCTTCATCTTCCATCTGTGATGTTCCAAAATGGAGGAGACTATGAATGTGTAGCAGAAAATAAGTTTGGGAACAGTAAAAGTGAAATCACACTTAATGTGAAAT ATGGACCAAAGAATACAATGATCACTGTTTTCCCTACTGCTGCTCTTAAAGAAGGAGAAACTGTGACAATGAAATGTACTAGTTCTGGTAATCCAGCTCCTGTGATctcctggaagaaaaagaaggccACCGGAGAGTCTGAGaaaatttctaaaaatgcaACTATAACTATAGAGAACTTGAAAAGTCAAGATCTGGGGCTTTATGAATGTGAAGCTTATAATCAATTtggcaaggaagaaaaagctgtgaaattATATATTCAAG